From a single Schistosoma mansoni strain Puerto Rico chromosome 4, complete genome genomic region:
- a CDS encoding putative fbxl20: MENFSNYFNTNGSAVANGKASSFTNSYHRSDVCINDSLPKELIIRVFSYLDITTLCKCSQVCKFWYECAFDGSNWKSINLFDFQRYVQPKVVEKIAQRSRGFLRELRLKGCRNVTDEALKCFTELCHMIESLDLSGCQNLTNGTCSYLGKNCSLLTTLSLESCSRIDDAGLEMLSSCSNLTCLDVSWCSVGDRGLTAIARGCKSLQRFRAIGCQEITSRGVEQLARHCHGLLLLNLNYCGQGVTDEAMVHLSIGCPDLRVLAISHCPITDQGLRAIAGTLSPAAAAAIVGQSTSASQQNGIPLILPVVTSNGSVNHQDASSPNNNDNNHGDRNSTVNNNRRQKTNDSNKTTLNPVGCVSLTTLEVARCSAITDIGLSAIARVCNKLEKLDLEDCALVTDSTLAQLAVHCPRLNTLVLSHCDQVTDEGIARLAEGLCGPDQLQTLAMDNCPLLTDAALEHLGSNCRKLRQLDLYDCQLITKQGINSLEAQGSIRYICAAQISFDLCEGCDTAQLPKPKQVVLLGGHTRSL, translated from the exons ATGGAAAACTtttctaattattttaataCTAATGGTTCGGCCGTGGCTAATGGGAAGGCAAGTTCATTC ACTAATTCATACCACAGAAGCGACGTGTGCATCAACGATAGTCTGCCGAAAGAGTTAATCATTAG GGTTTTTTCTTACTTAGATATCACTACTCTATGCAAATGCTCTCAAGTTTGTAAA TTTTGGTATGAATGTGCTTTCGATGGGAGCAACTGGAAgagtattaatttatttgacttTCAGCGATATGTGCAG CCCAAAGTAGTTGAAAAAATCGCCCAGAGAAGTCGCGGTTTTCTTCGTGAGTTGAGGCTGAAAGGTTGTCGAAATGTTACCGATGAGGCTCTAAA ATGTTTTACTGAACTTTGTCATATGATTGAAAGTTTGGACTTGTCAGGATGtcaaaacttgacgaatggaaCTTGCAGTTATTTGGGAAAAAATTGTTCTCTTCTGACTACTTTGTCCCTGGAAAGTTGCTCTCGTATAGATGATGCTGGATTAGAAATGCTAAG CTCGTGTTCAAATCTAACATGTTTGGATGTGTCATGGTGTAGTGTTGGAGATCGTGGACTAACTGCTATCGCCAGAGGATGTAAAAGTTTGCAAAGATTTCGTGCTATAGGTTGTCAAGAGATAACAAGTCGTGGTGTAGAACAATTAGCACGTCACTGCCATGGTTTATTACTGTTGAACTTGAATTACTGTGGACAG GGTGTCACAGATGAAGCTATGGTTCATCTTTCTATTGGTTGTCCCGATCTACGTGTACTAGCTATATCACATTGTCCAATAACTGATCAAGGTCTTCGTGCAATCGCTGGCACATTATCGCCAGCTGCAGCGGCAGCTATCGTTGGACAATCTACATCTGCCAGTCAGCAAAATGGGATCCCTTTAATTCTTCCAGTAGTAACAAGCAATGGAAGTGTTAATCATCAAGATGCTTCATCAccaaacaataatgataataatcatggaGATCGAAATTCAACCGTAAATAATAATCGACGTCAAAAAACTAATGATTCTAATAAGACAACATTGAATCCAGTTGGATGTGTTAGCTTAACAACTTTAGAAGTGGCTCGTTGTTCAGCTATCACAGATATTGGCCTATCAGCTATCGCACGTGTTTGCAATAAA CTTGAAAAATTGGATCTAGAAGATTGTGCATTAGTGACTGATTCAACTTTAGCTCAATTAGCTGTACATTGTCCACGTTTAAACACACTGGTATTATCACACTGTGATCAAGTGACTGATGAAGGTATTGCACGTTTAGCTGAAGGTCTTTGCGGTCCTGATCAATTGCAAACATTAGCTATGGATAACTGTCCATTACTAACAGATGCTGCCTTAGAGCATCTAGGCAGTAATTGTCGTAAACTTCGACAGTTGGATTTATACGATTGTCAATTGATAACGAAACAAGGAATCAACAGTTTAGAG gcacaaggaagcatcagatacatatgcgccgcacaaatctcttttgatttgtgtgagggctgtgatactgcccagctgcccaaaccgaaacaggtggttttattagggggccacacccggagcctttga
- a CDS encoding putative fbxl20, which yields MENFSNYFNTNGSAVANGKASSFTNSYHRSDVCINDSLPKELIIRVFSYLDITTLCKCSQVCKFWYECAFDGSNWKSINLFDFQRYVQPKVVEKIAQRSRGFLRELRLKGCRNVTDEALKCFTELCHMIESLDLSGCQNLTNGTCSYLGKNCSLLTTLSLESCSRIDDAGLEMLSSCSNLTCLDVSWCSVGDRGLTAIARGCKSLQRFRAIGCQEITSRGVEQLARHCHGLLLLNLNYCGQGVTDEAMVHLSIGCPDLRVLAISHCPITDQGLRAIAGTLSPAAAAAIVGQSTSASQQNGIPLILPVVTSNGSVNHQDASSPNNNDNNHGDRNSTVNNNRRQKTNDSNKTTLNPVGCVSLTTLEVARCSAITDIGLSAIARVCNKLEKLDLEDCALVTDSTLAQLAVHCPRLNTLVLSHCDQVTDEGIARLAEGLCGPDQLQTLAMDNCPLLTDAALEHLGSNCRKLRQLDLYDCQLITKQGINSLELHYPQLQIHAYFAPGTPPALTFARRRRYCRCCRII from the exons ATGGAAAACTtttctaattattttaataCTAATGGTTCGGCCGTGGCTAATGGGAAGGCAAGTTCATTC ACTAATTCATACCACAGAAGCGACGTGTGCATCAACGATAGTCTGCCGAAAGAGTTAATCATTAG GGTTTTTTCTTACTTAGATATCACTACTCTATGCAAATGCTCTCAAGTTTGTAAA TTTTGGTATGAATGTGCTTTCGATGGGAGCAACTGGAAgagtattaatttatttgacttTCAGCGATATGTGCAG CCCAAAGTAGTTGAAAAAATCGCCCAGAGAAGTCGCGGTTTTCTTCGTGAGTTGAGGCTGAAAGGTTGTCGAAATGTTACCGATGAGGCTCTAAA ATGTTTTACTGAACTTTGTCATATGATTGAAAGTTTGGACTTGTCAGGATGtcaaaacttgacgaatggaaCTTGCAGTTATTTGGGAAAAAATTGTTCTCTTCTGACTACTTTGTCCCTGGAAAGTTGCTCTCGTATAGATGATGCTGGATTAGAAATGCTAAG CTCGTGTTCAAATCTAACATGTTTGGATGTGTCATGGTGTAGTGTTGGAGATCGTGGACTAACTGCTATCGCCAGAGGATGTAAAAGTTTGCAAAGATTTCGTGCTATAGGTTGTCAAGAGATAACAAGTCGTGGTGTAGAACAATTAGCACGTCACTGCCATGGTTTATTACTGTTGAACTTGAATTACTGTGGACAG GGTGTCACAGATGAAGCTATGGTTCATCTTTCTATTGGTTGTCCCGATCTACGTGTACTAGCTATATCACATTGTCCAATAACTGATCAAGGTCTTCGTGCAATCGCTGGCACATTATCGCCAGCTGCAGCGGCAGCTATCGTTGGACAATCTACATCTGCCAGTCAGCAAAATGGGATCCCTTTAATTCTTCCAGTAGTAACAAGCAATGGAAGTGTTAATCATCAAGATGCTTCATCAccaaacaataatgataataatcatggaGATCGAAATTCAACCGTAAATAATAATCGACGTCAAAAAACTAATGATTCTAATAAGACAACATTGAATCCAGTTGGATGTGTTAGCTTAACAACTTTAGAAGTGGCTCGTTGTTCAGCTATCACAGATATTGGCCTATCAGCTATCGCACGTGTTTGCAATAAA CTTGAAAAATTGGATCTAGAAGATTGTGCATTAGTGACTGATTCAACTTTAGCTCAATTAGCTGTACATTGTCCACGTTTAAACACACTGGTATTATCACACTGTGATCAAGTGACTGATGAAGGTATTGCACGTTTAGCTGAAGGTCTTTGCGGTCCTGATCAATTGCAAACATTAGCTATGGATAACTGTCCATTACTAACAGATGCTGCCTTAGAGCATCTAGGCAGTAATTGTCGTAAACTTCGACAGTTGGATTTATACGATTGTCAATTGATAACGAAACAAGGAATCAACAGTTTAGAG